A single Populus alba chromosome 7, ASM523922v2, whole genome shotgun sequence DNA region contains:
- the LOC118032144 gene encoding uncharacterized protein, protein MDISPLNKLVDCAKAIEGGNLNDADLLLKEIIAANESLSRATKSLVKYYAEALVRRLYKLYPRNLTPLIPSGTDRLPETDYPFAPFFCFGDFTTLDPARDALKGKRRVHIIEFGIVVSFWRYYDLFRDITTQSAGPISFRLTFVGPILSIVADHTQKTLESLHGEAERFAIDFEVRHLVANSAADIVDSVLKLTRTSEDETIVVKWKFQLHKLLTLTGAIEKVLSKLKELKPEIMIIVEQEASHNGQNLLDCFSRSFQYYSIVFDSIDKDNLDINSNGVRRKVLWEMYFRRQICKLVAPGGTDHIERHETFAYWQDRLRRFGFRHYRFKPKSFNNFCREQMPEYSWEEKDRHPVLRRKGIPLIFSSAWKPDPTQLNSGSNIELDKENYSKFHENQPDDPRIMTEVTWSEKCFSINQIAASAEIYDILEYTCNVHNLPLGLTWISDRRDYNENSNGKLRIVESACYLNDITMDGFVEACGQHHLEEGQGAAGKALQLNGMYFIPDVSKLSADAYPFVCDAWEFGLHAAVSFKLENTHMSRVDYILELFLPAETKEVSEHKLLIDGISSILQKNCRNSWAISGMELSEDNMDSVVRSEGAMTDRSLPALLDHGIEIGVEAHEQDVEEQNSTFEAASNEIASILQQKSRNSWKDFSEQLSGANFSSEVWIENFETSDVRPAGISESYHSLNSSEVRKFCNISNPTSDGVEVQEACDQEMGEQNSACGAASNEITSTLQKNPWKSWKDNSGELSGADFSSDVRIEEVGTSKARPAAISDSYLNSSVFMELCNISNPASDGEEVQEARDQEVEEQDSAFVPAAPSPDNEEVGRDSSRLNASGRNKRRRTSEVWQYFDEVTENGQIWAKCKSCSNRYRGESKRGTTNLRRHLEKYCAGRK, encoded by the exons ATGGACATTTCTCCTCTCAACAAATTGGTGGATTGTGCTAAGGCCATTGAAGGCGGTAACCTGAATGATGCAGATTTGCTCTTGAAGGAGATCATAGCTGCCAACGAATCCTTATCAAGAGCAACAAAATCACTCGTCAAATACTATGCTGAAGCTCTCGTTCGGCGACTCTATAAACTGTATCCTCGTAATCTTACACCGTTAATACCTTCCGGCACAGATCGGCTTCCGGAAACAGACTACCCATTTGCTCCCTTCTTCTGCTTCGGTGATTTTACAACCCTCGACCCAGCGAGGGATGCCTTAAAAGGAAAACGAAGAGTCCACATTATTGAGTTCGGAATTGTGGTAAGTTTCTGGCGGTACTACGATTTGTTTCGTGATATCACCACGCAGTCAGCAGGCCCGATATCGTTCCGCTTGACGTTTGTCGGGCCAATTCTGTCCATAGTTGCTGACCATACCCAAAAGACACTCGAGAGTCTTCACGGAGAAGCCGAAAGGTTTGCTATTGATTTTGAAGTGAGACATTTGGTTGCTAATAGTGCTGCTGATATTGTTGATTCTGTTCTCAAACTCACAAGAACAAGTGAGGATGAGACGATTGTTGTGAAATGGAAATTTCAACTCCACAAATTGCTCACACTAACAGGTGCAATCGAGAAGGTCTTGTCAAAATTGAAAGAACTGAAACCAGAGATCATGATAATTGTTGAACAAGAAGCCAGCCATAATGGTCAAAATCTCTTGGACTGTTTCAGCAGGTCATTCCAGTATTACTCCATTGTTTTTGACTCCATAGACAAGGACAATTTAGACATTAACTCCAATGGAGTCCGCCGCAAGGTGTTGTGGGAGATGTACTTTAGGCGTCAGATTTGTAAATTAGTGGCTCCCGGAGGCACAGACCACATTGAGCGACATGAGACATTCGCTTATTGGCAAGACCGACTACGTCGTTTTGGGTTTCGCCATTATCGCTTCAAGCccaaatcttttaacaatttctgCAGAGAACAAATGCCCGAGTACAGCTGGGAAGAAAAGGATCGGCATCCAGTGCTAAGAAGGAAGGGAATCCCCTTGATTTTCAGCTCAGCTTGGAAACCTGATCCTACTCAGCTCAACAGTG GGTCAAATATAGAGTTAGATAAAGAGAATTATTCTAAATTCCATGAAAACCAGCCTGATGATCCTCGCATAATGACAGAAGTTACGTGGTCTGAAAAG TgcttctcaatcaatcaaattgcTGCTTCAGCTGAGATATATGACATTTTGGAatatacatgtaatgtacaCAATCTACCTCTGGGTCTCACATGGATTTCAGATAGGAGAGACTATAATGAAAATTCAAATGGGAAACTTCGAATTGTAGAAAGTGCTTGCTATCTGAATGACATAACAATGGATGGGTTTGTGGAGGCATGTGGACAACACCATCTTGAGGAAGGACAAGGTGCAGCTGGAAAAGCACTTCAATTAAATGGCATGTACTTTATCCCGGATGTTTCCAAGCTTAGTGCAGATGCTTATCCTTTTGTTTGTGATGCCTGGGAATTTGGCCTTCACGCTGCTGTCTCATTCAAGCTAGAAAACACTCACATGAGCAGAGTTGATTACATTTTAGAATTGTTTCTCCCTGCGGAAACAAAGGAAGTTTCAGAACATAAACTTTTGATAGATGGGATCTCTTCTATCCTGCAGAAGAACTGTAGGAATTCATGGGCAATTTCTGGCATGGAATTATCTGAGGATAATATGGACTCTGTTGTTAGATCTGAAGGGGCTATGACTGACCGCTCTCTACCAGCATTATTAGACCATGGAATAGAAATTGGTGTCGAAGCTCATGAACAG GATGTGGAAGAACAAAATTCTACATTTGAAGCTGCTTCAAATGAAATCGCATCTATCTTGCAACAGAAATCTAGGAATTCATGGAAAGATTTCTCTGAGCAATTAAGTGGGGCTAATTTTAGCTCTGAAGTTTGGATAGAGAATTTCGAGACAAGTGACGTCAGACCAGCGGGTATTTCAGAAAGCTATCATAGTTTAAATTCAAGTGAAGTCAGGAAATTTTGCAATATTTCTAACCCAACAAGTGATGGTGTGGAAGTACAGGAGGCTTGTGACCAG GAAATGGGAGAACAAAATTCTGCATGTGGAGCCGCTTCAAATGAAATCACATCTACCTTGCAAAAGAACCCCTGGAAGTCATGGAAAGACAACTCTGGGGAATTAAGTGGGGCTGATTTTAGCTCTGATGTTAGGATAGAGGAAGTCGGGACAAGTAAAGCCAGACCAGCAGCTATTTCAGACAGCTATTTAAATTCCAGTGTATTCATGGAATTATGCAATATTTCTAACCCAGCAAGTGATGGTGAGGAAGTACAGGAGGCTCGTGACCAG GAAGTTGAGGAACAAGATTCTGCATTTGTACCTGCAGCTCCAAGCCCTGATAACGAGGAGGTCGGCAGGGATAGTTCTCGTTTGAATGCAAGCGGTAGAAACAAACGAAGGAGGACATCTGAGGTGTGGCAATACTTTGACGAAGTTACAGAAAATGGACAAATATGGGCCAAATGCAAAAGTTGCAGTAATAGATATCGAGGGGAAAGCAAAAGGGGAACTACAAATCTTCGCAGACACCTAGAAAAATATTGTGCAGGAAGGAAATAA